AAAAACTGCCGAATTTTCCCAACATCACTTTTCAAGTTGGGGATATTTTAAATATCGAACTCCCCGCCAATTTTTATGATGCCGCCTTCAGTCTTTCAAATCTTCATTACTTTCCCTACCCAAACCTTATCTTCAGAAAAGTCTCGCATCTTCTCAAACCAAAGGGACTTTTTGTAATTATCGATTGGAACCGGAATTCGCTTCGGGGAAAAATTTACAATGCCTATATGCGCTTTGCCGACCCCGCTTTTGTAAAAGCTTATAGCCCCGAGGAAGCCATTCAACTCCTTGGCAAAGAGGGTCTCGCCGTCGAAAAAATCGACACCTTCAAAGTAGGCCTCCGCTGGCACATGATGCGAATTATCGCCAGAAAAGGTTAACAATAAATCAAGAATTCTGAACCAACCACTTCCATGCGGGTACGGTATTTACTGTGACACCCTCTTCATGAAATTTTTCCTCGTGGTTAAGGGTTATCAGCAAATTTTCTTTGATGCCAAAATATTTTGCCGTTGTGATAAGCGGTTCCAGCTCGCGTTTCAACGTGTCCTTTCTGCTGATATCCATGCAAACCTGCACGGCAAGTTCCGGATGGCCATTTCTTTCAAGCGCAACAAAATCCACCTCCTGCCTTTTTGTTTTTGTCAGATAGAAGTGGAGTCTTGCATAGCTTCTTATAAGCTGAAGGAAAATCATATTTTCAAAAGCTCTTGAAAGAGATCCGTCCCAAATCGGACTGTTGAAACAGGCAAGCCCCCAGTCCACGCAATATATTTTTTTGTAATTACGCTCCTGTTCCTTGTGGGACTTGGAAAAAATATCCACCAGAAATAACAGCCACGAATCTCTAGCCCAATGAATATAATCTCTTACGGCATCGCGGCTTGTTGTAAAACCGCTTTCCTTGATGGTGTTATAAACGCTCTGTATCGTGGCAGGCCTCGCAATATTGGACAAAAGAAAACGGCACAAATGGGTGCAGACATTGGGTTTGCTCACGTCATATCTCTGAAGGATGTCCCTCAATATCATCGTGTCAAAGTATTCATGCAACAATGCCGGTTTTGATGCATCCTCGGTATCTGCCATGGCAGGATAGCCACCCCATTTTAAATACGCGTCAAAGTGGCGTTTTATCTCGGCTTGGCTTTTTGTCGAAGCCTCGTCCCCCTCGAATCTCTTGAATTTCAAAAATTCCCTGAAATTTAATGGATACACGATCGAAGAAATAGACTTACCCCTGAGTTCTGTTGCTATATCGTCGCGCAAAAGTTT
The window above is part of the Deltaproteobacteria bacterium genome. Proteins encoded here:
- a CDS encoding class I SAM-dependent methyltransferase, translating into MTKTAKAVRRKYNIVARLYDKVLPLYTRKTIGLAVEAVPLYGEEQLLDIGCGTGELEKALLQTKPKLNIFGVDLSEDMLHIARKKLPNFPNITFQVGDILNIELPANFYDAAFSLSNLHYFPYPNLIFRKVSHLLKPKGLFVIIDWNRNSLRGKIYNAYMRFADPAFVKAYSPEEAIQLLGKEGLAVEKIDTFKVGLRWHMMRIIARKG
- a CDS encoding ATP-binding protein, yielding MLEQEIQNKISDFRESGLPDYIPREGKIHQAKNTVSTIIGARRAGKSYRALQFADELLKAGVIKSLRQVCPIDFDNPILSEMKAGEIKNIAGVFLKMNPEFELNTPLVFIFDEIHKIKGWELAVIDLSKKSNWKIIVTGSSSKLLRDDIATELRGKSISSIVYPLNFREFLKFKRFEGDEASTKSQAEIKRHFDAYLKWGGYPAMADTEDASKPALLHEYFDTMILRDILQRYDVSKPNVCTHLCRFLLSNIARPATIQSVYNTIKESGFTTSRDAVRDYIHWARDSWLLFLVDIFSKSHKEQERNYKKIYCVDWGLACFNSPIWDGSLSRAFENMIFLQLIRSYARLHFYLTKTKRQEVDFVALERNGHPELAVQVCMDISRKDTLKRELEPLITTAKYFGIKENLLITLNHEEKFHEEGVTVNTVPAWKWLVQNS